From Actinopolyspora lacussalsi, a single genomic window includes:
- a CDS encoding 2-desacetyl-2-hydroxyethyl bacteriochlorophyllide A dehydrogenase (product_source=TIGR01202; cath_funfam=3.90.180.10; cog=COG1063; pfam=PF00107,PF08240; superfamily=50129,51735; tigrfam=TIGR01202) — translation MRAAVIETPGKLSVTTVPDPEPGPGEVVVEVDACGICGTDIHIVDGDFAPAPYPIVPGHEFAGRVAALGHGVTSLRVGDAVAVDPSLFCGSCHYCSLGHGNLCEDWNAIGNTRDGACAEYAVAPVANCHRLPEGVTTAQAALIEPLSCAVRGFDRLPRKLGEHYLIYGAGTMGLLMAQLARRGGATSVSVVDLNEERLKVAEQLGADATATTADSLSHRHGWEVVIDCTGVIAAIEDGLSRVRPGGTFQQFGVAPGEATASFSPFRVYNDEITIVGSMAVLHSYSRAVELMGSGAVDADTMISDAFPLDSYEDAVRKFRAGTGRKLQILPNSTHQSQDGSR, via the coding sequence GTGCGCGCAGCGGTTATCGAAACACCCGGAAAACTGTCGGTCACCACGGTGCCCGATCCCGAGCCCGGCCCCGGCGAGGTCGTCGTCGAGGTCGATGCCTGCGGTATCTGCGGCACCGACATCCACATCGTCGACGGCGACTTCGCACCGGCTCCTTACCCGATCGTGCCCGGTCACGAGTTCGCCGGCAGGGTGGCCGCCCTCGGGCACGGGGTGACGTCGCTGCGGGTCGGCGACGCGGTGGCGGTGGACCCCTCGCTGTTCTGCGGCAGCTGCCACTACTGCTCGCTGGGGCACGGCAACCTGTGCGAGGACTGGAACGCCATCGGCAACACCCGCGACGGTGCCTGCGCCGAGTACGCGGTGGCTCCCGTCGCGAACTGCCACCGGTTGCCGGAAGGGGTGACTACGGCGCAGGCCGCGCTCATCGAACCGCTCTCCTGCGCCGTGCGCGGTTTCGACCGGTTGCCCCGCAAGCTCGGTGAGCACTACCTGATCTACGGCGCTGGAACGATGGGTCTGCTGATGGCCCAGCTCGCCCGCAGGGGCGGCGCCACCTCGGTCTCGGTCGTCGACCTCAACGAGGAGCGCCTCAAGGTAGCCGAACAGCTCGGTGCCGACGCTACGGCGACCACGGCCGACTCGTTGAGCCACCGCCACGGCTGGGAGGTCGTGATCGACTGCACCGGCGTCATCGCCGCGATCGAGGACGGGCTGAGCAGGGTTCGCCCCGGCGGCACCTTCCAGCAGTTCGGAGTCGCCCCGGGCGAGGCCACCGCCTCGTTCTCCCCCTTCCGGGTCTACAACGACGAGATCACCATCGTGGGAAGCATGGCCGTGCTGCACAGCTACTCACGCGCCGTGGAGCTCATGGGCAGCGGCGCGGTCGACGCGGACACCATGATCAGCGACGCCTTCCCGCTGGACTCCTACGAGGACGCGGTCCGCAAGTTCCGCGCCGGGACCGGTCGCAAACTCCAGATCCTTCCGAACTCGACGCATCAGTCGCAGGATGGCAGTCGATGA
- a CDS encoding glycosyltransferase involved in cell wall biosynthesis (product_source=COG0463; cog=COG0463; pfam=PF00535; superfamily=53448), with protein MCTANIVVAVRGNHRELAGLLRHIAVQDFTGRIEVILVDNHRRRRISPSVLVEAGLAGTVVHEPRPGLSRARNTGVEHVTGEFVLFTDPDSRPHPGWASGLVRTLIETGAHCAGGRVVPRFVGFSEPPALEPGLAQFFVPPDWPSEPCELRPPFWLLGCNLATRSTPTPVFDEQLGVRPWRHLSCEDLELTVRTEHAGLGVVVAPNAIAHRAIHAADVRLPRLLARGFWHGVSAARLRRSHPEAVIYDSVRLSDVLGAVPREHWRTVATHLARITGWRLETLRPTRRVSAGKDEGVKSR; from the coding sequence ATGTGCACAGCGAACATCGTGGTCGCCGTCCGCGGCAATCACCGGGAGCTCGCGGGCCTGTTGCGGCACATCGCCGTCCAGGATTTCACCGGGCGGATCGAGGTGATCCTGGTGGACAACCACCGTCGCCGCAGAATCTCACCGTCGGTGCTGGTCGAGGCGGGACTGGCCGGAACCGTGGTCCACGAGCCCCGCCCCGGGCTGAGCCGGGCCCGCAACACCGGGGTGGAGCACGTTACCGGGGAATTCGTGCTGTTCACCGATCCGGACTCGCGTCCTCATCCGGGCTGGGCCAGTGGTCTGGTTCGAACTCTCATCGAGACGGGTGCCCATTGCGCGGGTGGCCGAGTCGTCCCCCGCTTCGTGGGTTTTTCCGAACCACCCGCGCTCGAACCGGGCCTCGCGCAGTTCTTCGTCCCACCCGACTGGCCGAGCGAGCCGTGCGAGCTGCGCCCGCCGTTCTGGCTGCTCGGATGCAACCTGGCCACCCGCTCCACCCCGACTCCGGTGTTCGACGAGCAGCTCGGTGTCCGCCCGTGGCGACATCTGTCCTGCGAGGACCTGGAGCTGACCGTCCGCACCGAGCACGCCGGACTCGGAGTGGTCGTGGCCCCGAACGCGATCGCGCACCGAGCCATCCACGCCGCCGACGTGCGTCTCCCTCGGCTGCTGGCGCGTGGCTTCTGGCACGGCGTATCGGCCGCACGACTGCGCCGCAGCCACCCGGAGGCAGTGATCTACGACAGCGTGCGGCTGTCCGATGTGCTCGGCGCGGTCCCGCGCGAGCACTGGCGCACCGTGGCAACGCATCTGGCCCGCATCACCGGCTGGCGACTGGAAACGCTCCGGCCAACGCGACGGGTATCAGCCGGCAAGGACGAGGGGGTGAAGAGCCGATGA
- a CDS encoding xylulokinase (product_source=KO:K00854; cath_funfam=3.30.420.40; cog=COG1070; ko=KO:K00854; pfam=PF00370,PF02782; superfamily=53067; tigrfam=TIGR01312), with protein MNNDDYEPTFDSGELVAGIDSSTQSTKVVVCDAASGKVLRTGTAEHHGGTEIDPAVWWDALCDATDGLLDGVTALGVGAQQHGMVALDSAGEVVRPALLWNDTRSAEAAEQLITEYGGAAATAELTGTMPVASLTVTKLRWMAEHEPLLADRVSDVLLPHDWLTAKLTGGEYVTDRGDASGTGYWSPREERYRHDLLARAFGGRSPNTPRVLAPGEAAGTTPSGRLVSAGTGDNMAAALGLGITPGDVVVSLGTSGTVFACSETATSDPEGTVAGFADATGRFLPLVCTLNAARVLTATADLLDTDSAGFDRLACAAEPGAGGLTLLPYLDGERTPNLPDATGTLHGLRRDNMTPENLARAAVEGMLCGLADGLDALREQHVPVRRVLLIGGAARSEAVRRAAPRVFDVPVTVPAPAEYVAIGAARQAAWTLAGTDRPPEWAVDTEVELPVSEASDGARIRRTHRSALHRMHPDVHG; from the coding sequence ATGAACAACGACGATTACGAACCCACGTTCGATTCCGGCGAGCTGGTCGCCGGAATCGACTCCTCCACCCAGTCCACCAAGGTGGTGGTCTGCGACGCGGCGAGCGGCAAGGTCCTGCGTACCGGCACCGCCGAGCACCACGGCGGGACCGAGATCGACCCGGCGGTCTGGTGGGACGCCCTGTGCGACGCCACCGACGGCCTGCTGGACGGCGTGACGGCCCTCGGCGTCGGTGCCCAGCAGCACGGCATGGTCGCGCTCGACTCCGCCGGGGAGGTGGTGCGTCCCGCGCTGCTCTGGAACGACACCCGTTCGGCTGAGGCGGCCGAGCAGCTCATCACCGAGTACGGGGGTGCCGCCGCTACGGCCGAGCTGACCGGAACCATGCCCGTGGCGAGCCTGACGGTCACCAAACTCCGCTGGATGGCCGAGCACGAGCCGCTACTGGCCGATCGGGTCAGCGACGTGCTGCTGCCGCACGACTGGCTCACGGCCAAGCTCACCGGAGGGGAGTACGTCACCGATCGCGGTGACGCCTCCGGCACCGGCTACTGGTCCCCGCGCGAGGAACGCTACCGCCACGACCTGCTCGCCCGCGCCTTCGGCGGACGTTCGCCGAACACCCCGCGCGTGCTCGCCCCGGGGGAGGCGGCCGGGACCACACCGTCCGGCAGGCTCGTCTCGGCGGGCACCGGCGACAACATGGCCGCTGCGCTCGGCCTCGGCATCACCCCCGGTGACGTGGTGGTCTCGCTGGGAACCAGCGGCACCGTGTTCGCCTGCTCGGAAACGGCCACCAGCGATCCGGAGGGCACGGTCGCCGGGTTCGCCGACGCCACCGGCAGATTCCTGCCGCTGGTGTGCACGCTCAACGCGGCCCGGGTCCTGACCGCCACAGCGGACCTGCTCGACACCGACAGCGCGGGCTTCGACCGGCTCGCCTGCGCGGCCGAGCCCGGCGCGGGCGGGCTGACGCTGCTGCCCTATCTGGACGGTGAACGTACCCCGAACCTGCCGGACGCCACCGGGACGCTGCACGGGCTCCGCAGGGACAACATGACGCCCGAGAACCTGGCCCGCGCAGCGGTGGAAGGGATGCTGTGCGGCCTGGCCGACGGGCTGGACGCGCTGCGGGAACAGCACGTTCCGGTGCGCCGCGTGCTGCTCATCGGCGGTGCCGCCCGTTCCGAGGCCGTGCGCCGCGCGGCGCCGCGCGTATTCGACGTGCCGGTCACCGTCCCGGCCCCCGCCGAGTACGTCGCCATCGGCGCGGCGCGGCAGGCCGCCTGGACGCTGGCGGGCACCGACCGACCGCCGGAATGGGCGGTCGACACCGAAGTGGAACTGCCGGTTTCCGAGGCGTCGGACGGCGCACGAATCAGACGGACACATCGTTCGGCGCTGCACCGGATGCACCCGGACGTCCACGGTTGA
- a CDS encoding hypothetical protein (product_source=Hypo-rule applied; superfamily=47413) translates to MEDDTATARTLLATLANDPDPHTPTAWSAPARQTATAIREHLIDATQHRHTTVTFTELHRWRRDLDTTLDHLATTDPALWQHWQYPGTWLDSLLRLRSLIAHVLAKAYWNEADQVAYADMDVPRYLWGAR, encoded by the coding sequence ATGGAGGACGACACCGCGACCGCACGCACCCTCCTGGCGACCTTGGCCAACGACCCTGACCCACACACCCCGACAGCCTGGAGCGCCCCCGCCCGACAGACCGCCACAGCGATCCGCGAACACCTCATCGACGCCACCCAGCACAGGCACACCACGGTGACCTTCACCGAACTACACCGCTGGCGCCGCGACCTCGACACCACCCTGGACCACCTCGCCACCACCGACCCCGCTCTATGGCAACACTGGCAGTACCCCGGCACGTGGCTGGACTCCCTGCTACGGCTGCGATCCCTGATCGCCCACGTACTCGCCAAGGCGTACTGGAACGAGGCCGACCAGGTCGCCTACGCCGACATGGACGTGCCCCGCTACCTCTGGGGAGCCCGATGA
- a CDS encoding aminoglycoside phosphotransferase (APT) family kinase protein (product_source=COG3173; cog=COG3173; pfam=PF01636; superfamily=56112): MDDDTTNSDEDVSSELAEAIDCARLAATAAVGTTFASHALVGYGGRSAIFLAEHAVLKVYTHRGQERCHREAAGLRAAAHAPELRVPEVLAHDEQAGQLPWLATTRLNGTQPSPHEATTTLGQVAAQLHSLPGELLAAMPEHRRRLRELPDGTSPTHRAGAQLDTALAEATPAAETRCTRERGFVHGDFSRRNILLTDGEHPGVIDFEGSGIGCRYEDLGTLVLHESLLGTHDRRVLLAAYDTERRRWIPTAAPVSGDHLAYHLALRARWILQWAIDLDPELAEQVTALVPWLLAGLHDTGQVL, encoded by the coding sequence ATGGACGACGACACCACCAACAGCGACGAGGACGTCAGCAGCGAGCTCGCCGAAGCCATCGACTGTGCACGCCTCGCCGCCACCGCGGCCGTAGGCACGACATTCGCCTCCCACGCCCTGGTCGGCTACGGCGGACGCTCCGCGATCTTCCTGGCCGAGCACGCGGTGTTGAAGGTCTACACCCACCGGGGGCAGGAACGGTGCCACCGTGAGGCCGCCGGGCTGCGCGCGGCCGCCCACGCTCCCGAACTACGCGTGCCCGAGGTGCTGGCCCACGACGAACAGGCCGGACAGCTGCCCTGGCTGGCAACCACCCGATTGAACGGCACCCAACCGTCTCCGCACGAGGCGACCACGACGCTCGGCCAAGTCGCCGCCCAGCTGCACAGCCTGCCCGGTGAGCTCCTCGCGGCAATGCCCGAACACCGCCGACGACTGCGTGAGCTGCCGGACGGCACCAGCCCCACCCACCGGGCCGGGGCACAGCTCGACACCGCACTGGCCGAGGCGACACCGGCGGCCGAGACGCGCTGCACCCGCGAGCGCGGATTCGTGCACGGGGACTTCTCCCGCCGCAACATCCTGCTCACCGACGGCGAGCACCCCGGCGTCATCGACTTCGAGGGCTCCGGCATCGGCTGCCGCTACGAGGACCTCGGCACGCTGGTGCTGCACGAGAGCCTGCTCGGCACGCACGACCGGCGCGTGCTGCTGGCCGCCTACGACACCGAGCGCCGCCGCTGGATCCCCACCGCCGCCCCGGTCAGCGGTGACCACCTCGCCTACCACCTAGCCCTGCGCGCCCGCTGGATCCTGCAATGGGCCATCGACCTCGACCCCGAACTCGCCGAACAGGTCACCGCCCTGGTCCCGTGGCTGCTGGCGGGCCTGCACGACACCGGACAGGTGCTGTGA
- a CDS encoding thymidylate kinase (product_source=COG0125; cath_funfam=3.40.50.300; cog=COG0125; smart=SM00382; superfamily=52540), translating into MLILDGMPGAGKTTLLGTLLTQWQAVVFPEARPPAEGDDETVLRHLLAEDHARTTETARLHTHSPERVIASDRCHLGVLAYRYALARLTGQWHDFHLALTRSRELALDQRHHDDTVLILHLEPDESRHRRRDRADDPRYRLWYDTNFLTAYGEFFRELTRWISPGPSWQHHQVTDTDLTATVATLLPASTTTPAVSNADLACGGDCGRPRSTSVTSPHGRTQLFSRALHHQPHGGPVYCLTSATEITDHVERNLDGGRHRDRTHPPGDLGQRP; encoded by the coding sequence GTGCTGATCCTCGACGGAATGCCCGGGGCGGGCAAAACCACGCTCCTCGGAACACTGCTCACCCAGTGGCAGGCCGTGGTCTTTCCCGAAGCCCGCCCACCGGCCGAGGGCGATGACGAGACCGTGCTGCGGCACCTGTTGGCCGAGGACCACGCGCGCACCACCGAGACCGCCCGGCTGCACACGCACAGTCCGGAGCGGGTGATCGCCTCCGACCGCTGCCACCTCGGCGTGCTGGCCTACCGCTACGCCCTGGCCCGACTCACCGGCCAGTGGCACGACTTCCATCTCGCATTGACCCGCAGCCGCGAGCTCGCCCTCGACCAGCGCCACCACGACGACACCGTGCTGATCCTGCACCTGGAACCCGACGAGTCACGACACCGCCGCCGCGACCGAGCCGACGATCCCCGCTATCGCCTCTGGTACGACACGAACTTTCTGACCGCCTACGGCGAGTTCTTCCGCGAGCTCACCCGGTGGATCAGCCCCGGGCCCAGCTGGCAACACCACCAGGTCACCGACACCGACCTGACCGCCACCGTGGCCACCCTGTTGCCCGCCTCGACGACCACACCGGCCGTGTCGAACGCCGACCTGGCCTGCGGCGGCGACTGCGGCCGACCGCGCTCGACGAGCGTGACCAGCCCGCACGGACGCACACAACTGTTCAGCCGCGCCCTGCACCACCAACCCCACGGTGGGCCCGTGTACTGCCTGACCAGCGCCACCGAGATCACCGACCATGTAGAAAGGAACCTCGATGGAGGACGACACCGCGACCGCACGCACCCTCCTGGCGACCTTGGCCAACGACCCTGA
- a CDS encoding mRNA-degrading endonuclease YafQ of YafQ-DinJ toxin-antitoxin module (product_source=COG3041; cath_funfam=3.30.2310.20; cog=COG3041; superfamily=56112) yields the protein MTAAEVPRTDLEVPLLSLRHAGRPERPAHVPPNLDNDELRALITAAHPELEQIHRPHPTHGETVHGYRDRRTGDWVIVFERAEKRSTLKEYGGPLWDRIVALVSRWQATSRSTSHHSRQG from the coding sequence ATGACCGCTGCCGAAGTGCCACGAACGGACTTGGAAGTCCCACTGCTGTCGTTGCGGCACGCCGGTCGTCCCGAGCGCCCGGCCCACGTACCCCCGAACCTGGACAACGACGAGCTCCGGGCGTTGATCACAGCGGCGCATCCCGAGCTGGAGCAGATCCACCGACCACACCCCACGCACGGTGAGACCGTGCACGGTTATCGAGATCGTCGAACAGGGGACTGGGTCATCGTGTTCGAACGTGCCGAGAAGCGATCCACGCTCAAGGAGTACGGCGGTCCGCTGTGGGACCGCATCGTCGCGCTCGTGAGCAGGTGGCAGGCCACCAGCCGTTCCACGAGTCACCACTCGCGGCAGGGCTGA
- a CDS encoding glycosyltransferase involved in cell wall biosynthesis (product_source=COG0438; cog=COG0438; pfam=PF13439,PF13692; superfamily=53756): MSAPPWPLSTSAASSDPTVAVLLDTAGFLRTLPLTGAAARTARLNAWLHQQGAETTLLLCDLNPASRPSGAWPLPVRYLPYASVYEHTDRLRLHLAELAPDVLVLSNTQLTVRYGRELAEEAGAALVYEMHDDEPALLRSIGDAGQDTAAVLQTAAVAAADGVITFTDRDTPTARRLGATTVHVVPCGVDPGPAPRPQSSAESRVVFVGNGYYEPNRRAMRWLHEVLAPSLPPGTVIEVIGRYPASLREFADRVRLRGPVRDLRSALDSATVAVAPLETGGGMKLKVLDYCAAGLPVVGTAEAFVGFAETEQWAVEADLAELPGHVTALLGDEVRRHRLGRRARHLVEQRYSWSAQARAAHAAYSAILEQHRAGTRGSVPDPETRALATEPPYWLREWRGHTTPRTHASE; encoded by the coding sequence ATGAGCGCCCCACCGTGGCCACTGTCGACCAGCGCGGCAAGCAGCGACCCGACCGTGGCGGTGTTGCTGGATACGGCCGGGTTTCTGCGCACCCTGCCGCTGACCGGCGCGGCCGCGCGCACGGCACGGTTGAACGCGTGGCTGCACCAGCAAGGCGCGGAGACGACCCTGCTGTTGTGCGATCTGAACCCGGCCTCGCGGCCGAGCGGGGCGTGGCCGCTACCGGTGCGCTACCTGCCCTATGCCAGCGTCTACGAACACACCGACCGGCTGCGGCTGCACCTGGCCGAGCTGGCACCGGACGTGCTGGTGCTGTCCAACACCCAGCTGACCGTGCGCTACGGCCGCGAGCTGGCCGAGGAGGCCGGGGCAGCGCTGGTCTACGAGATGCACGACGACGAGCCCGCCTTGCTGCGTTCGATCGGCGATGCGGGGCAGGACACCGCGGCGGTGCTGCAAACCGCCGCCGTGGCCGCCGCCGACGGAGTGATCACGTTCACCGACCGCGATACCCCGACCGCGCGAAGACTCGGCGCCACCACGGTGCACGTAGTGCCCTGCGGAGTCGACCCCGGGCCTGCCCCGAGACCGCAGTCGAGTGCCGAGTCGCGGGTGGTGTTCGTCGGCAACGGCTACTACGAGCCGAACCGCCGTGCGATGCGGTGGTTGCACGAGGTGCTCGCACCGAGCCTGCCGCCCGGGACGGTGATCGAGGTGATCGGCCGCTATCCCGCTTCGCTGCGGGAATTCGCTGACCGTGTGCGGCTGCGCGGCCCGGTGCGCGACCTGCGTTCGGCGTTGGACAGCGCGACCGTGGCCGTCGCTCCGCTGGAGACCGGCGGGGGCATGAAACTCAAAGTCCTCGACTATTGCGCCGCCGGGCTGCCCGTGGTCGGCACGGCCGAGGCGTTCGTCGGGTTCGCCGAGACCGAGCAGTGGGCAGTCGAGGCCGACCTGGCCGAGCTGCCCGGACACGTGACCGCGCTGCTGGGCGACGAGGTGCGCCGCCACCGTCTGGGCAGACGCGCACGGCACCTGGTCGAACAGCGCTACTCCTGGTCGGCCCAGGCGCGGGCCGCACACGCGGCCTACAGCGCCATCCTCGAGCAGCACCGCGCCGGCACACGCGGCAGCGTTCCCGACCCCGAGACGCGAGCCTTGGCTACCGAGCCACCGTACTGGCTGCGGGAATGGCGCGGCCACACCACTCCTCGCACGCATGCTTCCGAGTAA
- a CDS encoding formylglycine-generating enzyme required for sulfatase activity (product_source=COG1262; cath_funfam=3.90.1580.10; cog=COG1262; pfam=PF03781; superfamily=56436), with amino-acid sequence MTVGTEIELIDLPAGRAVLTDRRTRRSWSVDLAPYRLAATPITQARYAEVTGLRPSAVRGDQLPVESVSWWDAVRCCNALSRLRGIEPAYRLHEQDDSVEWDTTADGYRLPTEAEWEHACRAGTTGPRYGPLDEIAWYRDNSDEHVHEVGRKQPNPWGVHDMIGNVWEWCWDFYDPEVYGTYRVLRGGGWFDEHWSCRASVRRRTHPTNRLDDIGFRVARGAVPERENGWTRVPHHG; translated from the coding sequence GTGACTGTCGGTACCGAGATCGAGCTGATCGACCTGCCGGCGGGGCGGGCGGTGCTCACGGATCGCCGGACGCGGCGAAGCTGGTCGGTCGATCTGGCCCCTTACCGCCTCGCCGCGACCCCGATCACCCAGGCCCGCTATGCCGAGGTCACCGGACTGCGGCCCAGCGCGGTACGAGGTGATCAGCTCCCCGTCGAAAGTGTTTCCTGGTGGGATGCCGTCCGCTGCTGCAACGCGCTGTCCCGGCTGCGGGGGATCGAGCCCGCCTACCGCCTGCACGAGCAGGACGACTCAGTCGAATGGGACACCACGGCCGACGGCTACCGGCTGCCGACCGAAGCGGAATGGGAGCATGCCTGCCGCGCGGGTACCACCGGGCCGCGGTACGGACCGCTCGACGAGATCGCCTGGTACCGCGACAACTCCGACGAACACGTGCACGAAGTGGGCCGCAAACAGCCGAACCCGTGGGGCGTGCACGACATGATCGGCAACGTCTGGGAGTGGTGCTGGGACTTCTACGATCCCGAGGTCTACGGCACCTACCGGGTGCTGCGCGGCGGCGGCTGGTTCGACGAGCACTGGAGCTGCCGCGCCTCGGTGCGCCGCCGGACCCACCCGACCAACCGGCTCGACGACATCGGCTTCCGCGTAGCTCGCGGGGCGGTGCCGGAACGTGAGAACGGTTGGACGCGCGTACCCCACCACGGGTGA
- a CDS encoding multiple sugar transport system ATP-binding protein (product_source=KO:K10112; cath_funfam=3.40.50.300; cog=COG3839; ko=KO:K10112; pfam=PF00005,PF08402; smart=SM00382; superfamily=50331,52540), which translates to MATITYDDATRHYPGADTPAVNALDLDIADGEFLVLVGPSGCGKSTSLRMLAGLEDVDRGGIHIGSREVTRLAPRDRDIAMVFQNYALYPHMSVADNMGFALKIAGMSKPEIRERVTDAARLLDIEEFLDRKPKALSGGQRQRVAMGRAIVRQPQVFLMDEPLSNLDAKLRSATRAQIAALQRRLGVTTVYVTHDQVEAMTMGDRVAVLHEGVLQQCDTPRALYDHPVNSFVAGFTGSPAMNLPRAVLREDGAELGGTTVPLSREALRAAAEEGAGTVLLGMRPESLHLGSEGIPMTVELVEELGAEALCHGVVDDGEGAGDSERLIVRLDARTPPKVGERVTVGFRADEVHVFSADSGERLAG; encoded by the coding sequence ATGGCCACGATCACCTACGACGACGCGACGCGGCACTACCCCGGAGCCGACACCCCGGCGGTCAACGCTCTCGACCTCGACATCGCCGACGGCGAGTTCCTGGTGCTGGTCGGCCCGTCCGGCTGCGGCAAGTCGACCAGTTTGCGCATGCTGGCCGGGTTGGAGGACGTCGATCGGGGCGGTATCCACATCGGCTCGCGTGAGGTCACCCGACTGGCACCCCGGGACCGCGACATCGCGATGGTCTTCCAGAACTACGCGCTCTACCCCCACATGTCGGTGGCCGACAACATGGGCTTCGCGTTGAAGATCGCGGGAATGAGCAAGCCCGAGATCAGGGAGCGGGTCACCGATGCCGCCCGGCTGCTCGACATCGAGGAGTTCCTCGACCGCAAACCCAAGGCGCTGTCCGGCGGTCAGCGACAGCGCGTCGCGATGGGACGGGCCATCGTGCGCCAGCCGCAGGTCTTCCTCATGGACGAGCCACTGTCCAATCTCGACGCCAAGCTCCGCTCCGCCACGCGTGCCCAGATAGCGGCGTTGCAGCGCAGACTGGGAGTCACCACCGTCTACGTCACCCACGACCAGGTGGAGGCGATGACGATGGGCGATCGGGTCGCGGTGCTGCACGAGGGCGTGCTGCAGCAGTGCGACACCCCGCGTGCGCTCTACGACCACCCGGTTAACTCGTTCGTGGCCGGGTTCACCGGATCTCCCGCCATGAACCTGCCCCGGGCGGTGCTGCGCGAGGACGGCGCCGAACTCGGCGGTACCACGGTGCCGCTGTCGCGGGAGGCGCTGCGTGCCGCCGCCGAGGAGGGAGCCGGGACGGTGCTGCTCGGGATGCGCCCCGAATCGCTGCACCTGGGCAGTGAGGGAATCCCGATGACCGTGGAGCTGGTGGAGGAGCTCGGCGCCGAGGCGCTGTGTCACGGCGTGGTCGACGACGGCGAGGGTGCCGGGGATTCGGAACGACTCATCGTGCGGCTGGACGCGCGCACCCCGCCGAAGGTGGGGGAGCGGGTCACCGTGGGATTCCGCGCCGACGAGGTGCACGTCTTCTCCGCCGACAGCGGGGAGCGGTTGGCGGGGTAG
- a CDS encoding phosphotransferase system IIB component (product_source=COG1264; cath_funfam=3.30.1360.60; cog=COG1264; pfam=PF00367; superfamily=55604) produces MTPPEQSTSDPYTRTANELLTLLGGAENIITMTHCVTRLRITLADHQAVDGTALRDHPAVLGRLDDGETLHLLVGPAAVEPLTLACVTLLTGCKDRWGDERR; encoded by the coding sequence ATGACACCACCAGAACAATCCACCTCGGACCCCTACACCCGCACCGCCAACGAGCTGCTGACCCTGCTCGGCGGGGCCGAAAACATCATCACAATGACCCACTGCGTCACCCGCCTACGCATCACCCTGGCCGACCACCAGGCCGTCGACGGCACCGCGTTACGCGACCACCCCGCCGTTCTCGGACGCCTCGACGACGGCGAAACCCTCCACCTTCTCGTCGGTCCGGCCGCAGTCGAACCACTCACACTCGCCTGCGTCACGCTCCTCACCGGATGCAAGGACCGCTGGGGCGACGAACGACGCTGA